The Rhododendron vialii isolate Sample 1 chromosome 3a, ASM3025357v1 nucleotide sequence CTCGGCCCAAGTCAGCCGCAAATCCCCCGAAAGGTCCGACGACAAGACCGCCTCGTAAAACGGCCACTCCACCGGCACAGCAACCGTCCCAATCTCAACACACGTTGACGCCGACGCCAATCTCCTAATCACCTTATCCGAAGAAGTAGCAAAAACCGAGTAGGAATCCccgctcaaacacgctatcggATTCAATCTATACTTGATATAGTCCATAGAGCAATTAAACATCTTGAAGCCCTGGTAGTAAACAGCGGTGAACGAAGAACTGGTGAGGTTTAAGGAGAGAAGCCGGCCTGGGAGGCAGTTGTTCGGATCGTTGATCCAGATTTCTTGCGTGCCGTAGTCTATTCCTTGGACGGAGAATTGTCCCGAGTCTGGGAGGGTGATTAGTGTTTGGTTTGTGGTGTCGCAGGATAAGGCGAAGCCCGGCTGGGGATAGCCGCATGAGTTTGGCTGGAGGTTTTGTAACCGGAAAGGGAAACGGACCAAGGGGTCGCCGCGGCGGCAGGTGGTGGTTGAGCATGTTTCTGCGGTGGTGAGGGGTaggaggaagagaaagaggaagaggaggtaGGATGTGGTGGGGTTTTGGGTGTCCATTTTGGTTGGCAAGTTGGTATTTTCTTTTGCTGGGGGAGTTGCTATTTGGGTAAGTGAGTTTGGCTAGCGTTTTGGACTATATATATAGACTCTCaatcccaaattgtttgtccggaccgcaaaatgagaacttaaaaataattcacttctttcaaaaaaaaattcgaacttttttcataaattaaaagaactcatcgatatctagtgaattgttgaaaaaattttgagtttttcttacaaaaattctaTTATTTTTACATCTTCATTTTGCGGACAGAACAAACATTATAGAATGGTTggagtatatatatttatagtaCTGTGTGCGCGATGGGTTATTGATTAGGAAGATCATCTTGTCCGAACTCCAAAATCAACTTGCACTGACTGATCAGCTCTTATAAATCCTCCCGGACCCACTTCGATAATCGAAACCTTATATTTTATAACTCATCGAGAACACAAAcatcaaaaatcatgttgttCAAATATCTTGCTCTATATGTTTTCGGAAAATGATTATTATGAAAGAGAAAATTGCAACGTTAATTGAACTAGAATCTATGGTTTTATAAATACCAATCATGTGTTCTGAAATAATGTCAAACAATATCCTATTATCGTGAATTTTGATGTGTCTAATGTTCTCGACGAGTTTCAAAATGTAAATGATTTCAATTATCAAAATGGGTCTAGAAAGATCCTCTTGCTTATGGCATTAAAAGGAAacagaaaatcttatttgcagACCATTCCGTAAATAATGCTTTACGGAAGGCAATTACACGAGTCCAAAGTATTATTGGACGGtctggattgaaaatcaattatgaccggtaataattaaTTGCGACTGatgatcaaaattgaaaacaaatctcAGCCATTAATTGCGCAAATGGATGGATGAGATTGCGCCGCTTCGTAAACAAGTTGTTCAACCTGTTCACGAAGCCTCcataaataagtttctctctaaaGGAAAtgaaagttttgattattgattacTCCTAATTAATGAAAGTAATGTTTTGGTGAGCTTTAAACAGTAAAAATGACTGTTTTCGTCTAGAAAGAGCCCAAAAATTAATGTTTTGGTGAGTATAGAAAAGATTTATTAGTAAAAAGTATTGAACAacgtaccccaaaaaaaaaagtaccgaACAAGATGAGTGCAATTTTAAGGAgtgtgaacaaaaaaaatttaaattaaattcgaACAAGACCGCAAAGGAAAGTCAAGGTAAGCGGACGCATTATGGagccaaataaataaaatccaCACTCTTAACAATACTATATACTATACTGAGGAGGCGGCTGCTGCTGCATTTAGTAATTAGGTCACTAATGTTAGGATGTGAGATAGGGACATCGTGGACCCTACGTAGACTTACTAGTATACATTTGTCCATTTTAATAAATGAACATGGACCATATCCACTAGATTACATGTCCAAATAATTGTAtcaagtatttttcaaaaattagtagTATTTCCAAACAGTAGTCGAACGGTTGTAAGATAATCCGCAAGATCTCAAGTTTGCTATAATAATAGTCTGATATATAAATGTTGGATTAGTATTTCCAAAACTACGGTCTAACAGACGTAAGATAATTCGCAAGATCGTGAGTCTGCTACAATAATAGTTTGACAAATATTGGATTATTGACCCCAATTAATCTCAAGCATAGTCTAATCCCATATCCCTATTTGATCACCCATGGGATTATGGGACAATGCCTTataaggataatttttttttttttcccctaatcCAATCTCTATCTTTCCAATGATCTCTAGAAATGAGACATGATACTTGATAGTATTAAAACATAGAGGattgtgaaaaatgaaaaatagatATTCCAATTCCAATCAAAGAAAGTGAGTCGTGTCAGAAAGTTTAACAGTCTGCATGCCTAATTTGGTGACAAGCACATGCCGTTTTAGGGTtatttcgatcatttttttccGACCATCTCTAATATATAGGATGTGCTAACtcgaagagtttaactcttcgcgtaaataatttttttaaaatccgaaccattaattgtcGAAATGAACAACTGAAATTACACGTCACGGCTCCGTCGTGAATGAGTTTCTCTCTTGTTGAAAAGCTTATGACGCCACTGAATCAGAGAAGACTCGTTCGTAGCTAGTCTATTATCatgtccaaaaccaaaatacaaacaaaatatacacacacacacaaaaaaaaaaaatgaagtgtggAAACTTTCTTCTCTGCAAAAtatgaaagaaaacaaaaggcgtTTAAACAATTAGAAACAAATTGATTGAAATagtctgatcaaaaaaaatatatattgattGAAATAGTATACGAACAAACTGGGTCTTCGTCATCTAGAATGGACTGGACTGGACCGTATGGAGATAGTTAAAAGAGTa carries:
- the LOC131319761 gene encoding putative RING-H2 finger protein ATL21A — encoded protein: MDTQNPTTSYLLFLFLFLLPLTTAETCSTTTCRRGDPLVRFPFRLQNLQPNSCGYPQPGFALSCDTTNQTLITLPDSGQFSVQGIDYGTQEIWINDPNNCLPGRLLSLNLTSSSFTAVYYQGFKMFNCSMDYIKYRLNPIACLSGDSYSVFATSSDKVIRRLASASTCVEIGTVAVPVEWPFYEAVLSSDLSGDLRLTWAEPRCGRCESRGGWCGLKSNSGVDVVCTNAPKRGLPRSARYAITVGAGVPMLLFCIGILCFIFGRLKSFGRRRDPISELMASTVAPQPTLVTGLDGPTINSFPQVVLGESRRLPKPDDSTCPICLSEYRPRETLRSIPECRHCFHADCIDEWLRLNATCPVCRNSPGRLSRAQAV